From the Deinococcus arcticus genome, one window contains:
- a CDS encoding DUF2330 domain-containing protein: MRKTRLTWTLLGLGLSSSAAAFCGFFVAKADSKLFNRTNQVIIARDGNRSVFTMMNDYSGDVKDFARIVPIPVVPRREDIRIGDPSIVQKLDAYSAPRLVEYFDENPCAPPPRPMPTTATTSAPMEDRAAARAQAQGVKIEASYQVGEYDILILSAQQQTGLAAYLRGEGYRLPAGADGMLGSYIKGGMKFFVVRVNVERFEKAGGGFLNPIVLSYTSEKFMLPIRLGTLNSPGEQDLTVYLLSPQGRVETSNYRTAPIPTNKEVPLLVKNQFGPFYRHVFRRAYEREGKSVALLEYAWNTNNCDPCSTEPPTPEELQAAGVFWRQEDGWGRPAPVPAGSAPPSGPAKPVYLTRLHVRYTAATFPQDLHFKVTKNQGTFQGRYILRHPYKGSANCQAMNTYRADLKRRAEAQAQTLANLTGWDINHIRRRMAQGQ, translated from the coding sequence ATGCGAAAGACCCGGCTCACGTGGACCCTGCTTGGCCTCGGCCTGAGCTCCTCGGCGGCGGCCTTCTGCGGCTTTTTTGTGGCCAAGGCCGACAGCAAGCTGTTTAACCGCACCAATCAGGTCATCATTGCGCGCGACGGCAACCGCAGCGTGTTCACGATGATGAACGACTATTCCGGCGACGTGAAGGACTTTGCCCGGATTGTGCCCATTCCGGTGGTGCCCCGGCGCGAGGACATCCGTATTGGCGATCCCAGCATCGTGCAGAAGCTGGACGCCTACAGTGCGCCCCGGCTGGTGGAATACTTCGACGAGAACCCCTGTGCGCCGCCGCCCCGGCCCATGCCGACCACGGCGACCACCTCGGCCCCCATGGAGGACCGCGCCGCCGCGCGCGCCCAGGCTCAGGGCGTGAAGATTGAAGCCAGCTATCAGGTGGGCGAATACGACATCCTGATTCTGAGCGCCCAGCAGCAGACCGGCCTGGCCGCCTACTTGCGCGGCGAGGGCTACCGGCTGCCTGCCGGCGCGGACGGAATGCTGGGAAGCTACATCAAGGGCGGCATGAAATTTTTCGTGGTGCGGGTGAACGTGGAGCGCTTCGAGAAAGCCGGGGGCGGCTTCCTGAATCCCATTGTGCTGTCGTACACCTCCGAGAAGTTCATGCTGCCCATTCGCCTGGGCACGCTGAATTCGCCGGGCGAACAGGACCTGACAGTGTATCTGCTCTCGCCGCAGGGGCGGGTGGAAACCAGCAACTACCGCACGGCGCCCATTCCCACGAACAAGGAGGTGCCGCTGCTGGTGAAAAATCAGTTCGGGCCCTTCTACCGCCACGTGTTCCGCCGGGCCTACGAACGCGAGGGCAAGAGTGTGGCCCTGCTGGAATACGCCTGGAACACCAACAACTGCGATCCCTGCTCCACCGAACCGCCCACCCCCGAGGAACTGCAGGCCGCCGGCGTGTTCTGGCGCCAGGAAGACGGCTGGGGCCGCCCCGCGCCGGTGCCCGCTGGCAGCGCCCCGCCCAGCGGTCCCGCCAAACCCGTGTACCTGACCCGGCTGCATGTGCGCTACACCGCCGCCACCTTTCCCCAGGACCTGCACTTCAAGGTCACGAAGAACCAAGGCACCTTCCAGGGTCGTTACATCCTGCGCCACCCCTACAAGGGAAGCGCGAATTGTCAGGCCATGAACACCTACCGCGCGGACCTGAAGCGCCGCGCCGAGGCCCAGGCGCAGACTCTGGCGAACCTGACCGGCTGGGACATCAACCACATCCGGCGGCGCATGGCGCAGGGCCAGTAG
- the rimO gene encoding 30S ribosomal protein S12 methylthiotransferase RimO — translation MIQAVTPAPAKSTGGTKKVGFISLGCPKALVDSERILTQLRVEGYEVAPSYEDADAVIVNTCGFITPAVEESLNAIGEALDATGKVIVTGCLGERPEKIMERHPKVAAITGSEAVDDVMGHVRELLPIETDAFTGLLPVAAPGMRPEREATRHGDVFAPSVKLTPRHYAYVKIAEGCNHTCSFCIIPKLRGLQVSRDAGAVLYEAFRLIAGGTKELMIISQDTSAYGVDVRYRESEFQGEGVRAHLTDLAAKLGEMGAWVRMHYIYPYPHVEKLVELMAQGKILPYLDVPLQHASPSVLRRMRRPGAGKQLDTIRRWREICPELVIRSTFIVGFPGETEAEFQELLQFLEDARLDRVGAFAYSDVEEADANRLDGPVPEEVKQERLARFMAVAQRISAEKLAEKVGRVMDVIVDEFNDDDDDQPGTKLIGRTKGDAPGIDGQVYMYAGDFAGQVKIGDIVRVRIEDSDEYDLYGEVVERPEWKPNVPQLGHFGRH, via the coding sequence ATGATACAAGCCGTAACGCCCGCCCCGGCGAAGAGCACTGGGGGCACGAAAAAAGTGGGATTCATCAGCCTGGGGTGCCCCAAGGCGCTGGTGGACAGCGAGCGCATTCTGACCCAGCTGCGCGTGGAGGGCTACGAGGTGGCCCCCAGCTACGAGGACGCCGACGCAGTGATCGTGAACACCTGCGGCTTTATCACGCCGGCTGTGGAAGAGAGCCTGAACGCCATTGGCGAGGCGCTGGACGCCACCGGCAAGGTGATCGTGACCGGCTGCCTGGGCGAGCGCCCCGAGAAAATCATGGAGCGCCACCCCAAGGTGGCCGCCATTACCGGTAGTGAGGCCGTGGACGACGTGATGGGCCACGTGCGCGAACTGCTGCCCATCGAAACAGACGCCTTTACCGGCCTGCTGCCGGTGGCGGCCCCCGGCATGCGCCCCGAGCGCGAGGCCACGCGCCACGGCGACGTGTTCGCGCCCAGCGTGAAGCTCACCCCCCGCCACTACGCCTACGTGAAAATTGCCGAGGGCTGCAACCACACCTGCTCGTTCTGCATCATTCCCAAGCTGCGTGGCCTGCAGGTCTCGCGTGACGCGGGCGCGGTGCTGTACGAGGCGTTTCGCCTGATTGCGGGCGGCACCAAGGAACTCATGATCATCTCGCAGGACACCAGTGCCTACGGAGTGGACGTGCGTTACCGGGAAAGCGAATTCCAGGGCGAGGGAGTGCGCGCCCACCTGACCGATCTGGCCGCCAAGCTGGGCGAGATGGGCGCCTGGGTGCGCATGCACTACATCTACCCCTACCCGCATGTGGAGAAACTGGTGGAGCTGATGGCGCAGGGCAAGATCCTGCCCTATCTGGACGTGCCGCTGCAGCACGCCAGCCCCAGTGTGCTGCGGCGCATGCGCCGCCCCGGGGCCGGCAAGCAGCTGGACACCATCCGCCGCTGGCGCGAGATCTGCCCGGAGCTGGTCATCCGCTCCACCTTTATCGTGGGCTTTCCTGGCGAGACGGAAGCGGAGTTTCAGGAGCTGCTGCAATTTCTGGAAGACGCCCGCCTGGACCGCGTGGGGGCCTTTGCCTACTCCGACGTGGAAGAAGCCGACGCCAACCGGCTGGACGGCCCTGTGCCCGAGGAGGTCAAGCAGGAGCGCCTGGCCCGCTTCATGGCGGTGGCCCAGCGCATCAGCGCCGAGAAGCTGGCCGAGAAGGTGGGCCGCGTGATGGACGTGATCGTGGACGAGTTCAACGATGACGACGACGATCAGCCCGGCACCAAGCTGATTGGCCGCACCAAGGGCGACGCCCCGGGTATTGACGGGCAGGTGTACATGTACGCCGGGGACTTCGCCGGGCAGGTCAAGATTGGCGACATCGTGCGCGTGCGGATAGAGGACAGTGACGAGTACGACCTGTACGGCGAGGTCGTCGAGAGACCTGAGTGGAAGCCCAACGTGCCGCAGCTGGGGCATTTCGGGCGGCATTAG
- the minD gene encoding septum site-determining protein MinD, whose translation MNAKVIVVTSGKGGVGKTTTTANIGAALAKLGEKVAVIDVDVGLRNLDVVMGLESRVVFDLVDVLEGKCRMSQALIRDKRVENLFLLPASQTRDKDALDPEVFKGVVRDLVEQEGFDRILIDSPAGIESGFKTAAAPAGGALVVVNPEVSSVRDADRIIGLLEAQQVSEIRLVINRLRPKMVASGNMLSEADILDILGVKPIGIVPEDEGIIVSTNVGEPAVLGKTKAGEAFMATARRLKGEDVPYPKFEEDRGFMAALRRLFGGA comes from the coding sequence ATGAATGCCAAGGTCATTGTGGTCACGTCCGGCAAAGGGGGCGTGGGCAAAACCACGACCACCGCGAACATAGGAGCCGCCCTGGCCAAACTGGGCGAGAAGGTCGCGGTCATTGACGTGGACGTGGGCCTGCGAAACCTCGACGTGGTGATGGGCCTGGAGTCACGTGTGGTCTTTGACCTTGTGGACGTCCTGGAGGGCAAGTGCCGCATGAGCCAGGCCCTGATTCGCGACAAGCGCGTGGAGAACCTCTTTCTGCTGCCCGCCTCTCAGACCCGCGACAAAGACGCCCTGGACCCCGAAGTGTTCAAGGGCGTGGTGCGCGACCTCGTGGAGCAGGAGGGCTTTGACCGCATTCTGATTGACAGCCCCGCCGGCATCGAATCCGGCTTCAAGACGGCGGCGGCGCCGGCCGGGGGTGCACTGGTTGTGGTGAACCCCGAAGTCTCCAGCGTGCGCGACGCCGACCGCATCATTGGTCTGCTGGAAGCGCAGCAGGTCAGTGAGATCCGGCTGGTCATCAACCGCCTGCGCCCCAAGATGGTCGCCAGCGGCAACATGCTCAGTGAAGCCGACATCCTCGACATTCTGGGCGTCAAGCCCATCGGCATCGTGCCCGAGGACGAAGGGATCATCGTGAGCACCAACGTGGGCGAGCCGGCGGTGCTGGGCAAGACCAAGGCGGGCGAGGCGTTCATGGCCACCGCCCGGCGCCTGAAGGGCGAGGATGTGCCGTACCCCAAGTTTGAAGAAGACCGGGGGTTCATGGCCGCGCTGCGCCGCCTGTTCGGGGGGGCCTGA